The proteins below come from a single Alkaliphilus sp. B6464 genomic window:
- a CDS encoding CRISPR-associated endoribonuclease Cas6, with protein sequence MKVYELTISIILKKDISYLRSHEEIAAIINKAMLLDKDLKNIHKKNTFKYYIFSNLYPAIKGEDYKLGNVYSFRIRSVKREFLLKLKELLKRTENSLFNILAIEFNLVKKTYIDGLFTATPSVCVITEEGKRPKHWTKYDYGMKMLEKRINNNIIRKYEQFTGSKLPNNLNVIRGIELINKKPIVIPYKNGYLLGNKFKMYFQEDDLSQELAYMMLGVGALEKGSLGMGYCTYIK encoded by the coding sequence ATGAAAGTATACGAACTAACTATTTCTATTATTCTAAAAAAAGATATATCTTATCTAAGAAGCCATGAAGAAATAGCAGCCATTATAAATAAGGCCATGCTTTTAGATAAAGATCTTAAAAATATTCATAAAAAAAATACCTTTAAGTATTATATTTTTTCTAATCTATACCCTGCAATTAAAGGTGAGGATTATAAATTGGGTAATGTTTATTCTTTTAGAATTAGAAGTGTAAAAAGAGAATTCCTTCTTAAATTGAAAGAACTCTTAAAAAGAACAGAAAACTCTTTATTTAATATATTAGCAATTGAATTTAATTTAGTAAAAAAAACTTATATAGATGGATTGTTTACCGCAACGCCTTCTGTTTGTGTAATAACTGAAGAAGGAAAGCGACCTAAGCATTGGACTAAGTATGACTATGGTATGAAGATGTTAGAGAAAAGAATTAATAATAACATCATAAGAAAATATGAACAGTTCACAGGTAGTAAATTACCTAATAATTTGAATGTCATTAGAGGAATAGAATTAATAAATAAAAAACCAATAGTTATTCCGTATAAAAATGGTTATTTATTAGGCAATAAATTTAAGATGTATTTTCAAGAGGATGATCTTTCACAAGAATTGGCATATATGATGCTAGGAGTTGGAGCATTAGAAAAGGGTTCTCTGGGGATGGGCTATTGCACATATATAAAATAG
- a CDS encoding TIGR00266 family protein: MIYKILNKGAFSMLEVMLEQGETIKAESGAMVAMSETFDIEGKLEGGLGKALARSFLSGEKMFFQTITASRGNGTILLAPGVLGDIQAIELNGEDYIIQKDGYFASTANIEVSTKVQGLIKGLFSGEGFFLLKAGGTGLLFVSSFGNIHELELKENEKMIIDNHHLVAWKSDMNYRIKKASKSVWSSLTSGEMLVTEFVGPGKVYIQSRNPSIMMANSGA, encoded by the coding sequence ATGATATATAAAATTTTAAATAAAGGTGCTTTTTCTATGTTAGAAGTTATGCTTGAACAAGGAGAAACTATAAAGGCAGAGTCAGGTGCTATGGTGGCCATGAGTGAGACATTTGATATAGAGGGTAAACTAGAAGGTGGACTAGGAAAGGCTCTTGCGAGATCATTTCTGTCTGGTGAAAAGATGTTCTTTCAGACAATTACTGCTTCTAGGGGCAATGGGACCATATTATTAGCACCGGGAGTGCTTGGAGATATTCAAGCGATTGAATTAAATGGAGAGGACTATATCATTCAAAAGGATGGATACTTTGCAAGCACCGCTAATATTGAGGTATCCACTAAGGTTCAGGGACTTATAAAGGGTTTGTTTTCAGGAGAAGGTTTTTTTCTTTTAAAAGCAGGTGGCACCGGCTTACTATTCGTGAGTTCTTTTGGTAATATTCATGAACTTGAATTAAAAGAAAATGAAAAGATGATAATTGATAATCATCACTTAGTAGCATGGAAATCCGACATGAATTATAGAATTAAAAAAGCGTCTAAGAGTGTATGGTCATCACTTACCTCTGGAGAAATGCTTGTTACCGAATTTGTAGGACCCGGTAAAGTTTATATACAAAGCAGGAACCCAAGCATTATGATGGCTAATAGTGGGGCTTAA
- a CDS encoding DUF262 domain-containing protein has protein sequence MKFSDIPQFTREGQWECSYSIDRLIRQIEEFENEEGLDMNPDFQRGHVWTEKQQIKYIEFILKGGKTGRVIYLNHPNWMGSFEPTDIGFVCVDGLQRVTAIRRFVNNEFKVLGHYFNEFEGSTRVLQNMRINVNNLKTREEVLQWYLEMNEGGTPHTKEELDKVKNMLKELKVRK, from the coding sequence ATGAAATTTTCTGACATTCCACAATTTACGAGAGAAGGACAATGGGAGTGTAGTTACTCTATAGATAGGTTAATCAGACAGATAGAAGAATTTGAAAATGAAGAAGGATTAGACATGAATCCAGATTTTCAGAGAGGCCATGTGTGGACTGAAAAACAACAGATAAAATATATTGAGTTTATTTTAAAAGGTGGTAAAACAGGTAGAGTCATATACTTAAATCATCCTAATTGGATGGGAAGTTTTGAACCTACTGATATAGGATTTGTATGTGTAGATGGATTACAAAGAGTTACTGCTATAAGAAGATTTGTAAATAATGAATTCAAAGTCTTGGGTCATTATTTTAATGAGTTTGAAGGTAGCACTAGAGTTTTACAGAATATGAGGATAAATGTCAATAACCTCAAAACAAGAGAAGAAGTTTTGCAGTGGTACTTGGAAATGAATGAAGGCGGAACACCTCATACAAAAGAAGAACTGGATAAAGTAAAAAATATGCTAAAAGAATTAAAAGTGAGGAAATAA
- a CDS encoding helix-turn-helix domain-containing protein, with the protein MSEEKLQKVWDEIIRYVSHGQKEISISEIAEDIGLTKNEVKYHLDKLIRVGAVTLK; encoded by the coding sequence ATGTCAGAAGAAAAACTACAAAAAGTGTGGGATGAAATTATAAGATACGTATCTCATGGACAAAAAGAAATATCAATAAGTGAAATAGCGGAAGATATAGGATTAACAAAAAATGAAGTTAAATATCATTTAGATAAATTGATTCGTGTTGGTGCTGTAACATTAAAATAA
- the cas3 gene encoding CRISPR-associated helicase Cas3' — protein sequence MRKNMLGLISTNKPLYAHVYANREETILEHSELALKVLNCIIKEKRLDKVFNRVVGSINQKLLRVKMGELSSDTIELIKKMLINTIYLHDIGKINPAFQDIKMQNYIQKYNSSTRTNHSPLSMSIFIDIFYVEVENIKEEVANTDYLLLKNILMICGTIISSHHLNLESVSDFFSNKKYANKLADINAADYLKYYYKDKLEEVSLVYNETIVEKLNIKYELYILSKLLFSLLIASDFYATYAFYNEVDISELNLGLINDSQEFFKKYSESPIYKSIQKFKIDPDSVDLPINKLRNEIFQESEDNLLKNLHESLFNLESPTGSGKTNISINLAKILIENTEANKLFYVFPFNTLIEQTNNTLQDIFKNKKEFVMINSVSPTIERHNDNGIDYSKSLLDRQMFNYPVVSTSHVNLFNTLFGVSRVSNIALFQLIDSVIVLDEIQSYRNSIWQEIFEFLTHYAKLFNIKIIIMSATLPNFEDLLVKEPLGMVNLISSTSVYYKSPLFRDRVTLDFELLNKNITLNNLHSIVEEKMNELSKSRIRKGGSPYVKSIVAFIKKKTARKFYNLLKKKYEKSDNYLILELTGDDNTLTRQQTLNKIKSENINNNIILISTQVIEAGVDIDMDIGFKDISILDSDEQFNGRVNRSCRRSDAVIYYFDLDNIAEVYGGDMRLGLDLKNEKYQHILKNKEFRKYYKDVLLRIKDKNSQYNQNNIKNLYNSIIKLDFFDINKKMKLIDEDTLSIYIPHIFEHDNKIYDGKKILDDYKNILEIADFAEREIRLMRISPDLSLFTYQVYLDNIKNVEVIGGIYYIENNKYIKDGKFDSESFYKDHK from the coding sequence ATGAGAAAAAATATGCTTGGTTTAATAAGCACTAATAAGCCTTTATATGCTCACGTTTATGCTAATAGAGAGGAGACAATACTTGAACATTCTGAACTGGCTTTAAAGGTTTTGAATTGTATTATAAAGGAAAAGAGATTAGATAAAGTTTTTAATAGAGTAGTAGGAAGTATTAACCAAAAATTATTAAGAGTAAAGATGGGAGAATTATCATCAGATACTATTGAATTAATTAAGAAAATGCTAATAAATACAATCTATCTTCATGATATAGGAAAGATAAATCCTGCCTTTCAGGATATAAAAATGCAAAATTATATTCAAAAATATAATTCATCTACGAGAACTAATCATTCTCCATTATCCATGTCAATATTTATAGATATTTTTTATGTAGAGGTGGAGAATATTAAAGAAGAAGTTGCTAATACAGATTATCTATTACTGAAGAACATATTGATGATTTGCGGAACTATTATAAGTTCTCATCATTTAAACTTAGAGAGTGTATCTGACTTTTTTTCAAATAAAAAATATGCAAATAAACTAGCAGATATTAACGCTGCTGATTATCTAAAGTATTATTATAAAGACAAATTGGAAGAAGTATCTCTTGTTTATAATGAAACAATAGTTGAAAAGTTAAACATTAAATATGAACTATATATTTTATCTAAACTTTTATTTTCGCTATTAATTGCATCTGATTTTTATGCTACATATGCTTTTTATAATGAGGTAGATATTTCAGAGTTGAACTTAGGATTAATTAATGATTCGCAAGAGTTTTTTAAAAAGTATTCAGAATCACCTATTTATAAAAGTATTCAAAAATTTAAAATAGATCCTGATTCTGTCGATTTACCTATTAATAAATTGAGAAATGAAATTTTCCAAGAATCAGAAGATAATTTATTAAAAAACTTGCACGAATCTTTATTTAACTTAGAATCCCCTACTGGTAGTGGTAAAACTAACATTTCTATTAATTTGGCTAAGATACTTATAGAAAATACAGAAGCAAATAAACTATTTTATGTATTTCCGTTTAATACTCTTATAGAACAAACGAATAATACCCTACAGGATATATTTAAAAATAAAAAAGAGTTTGTCATGATTAATTCAGTTTCTCCTACCATAGAAAGGCATAATGATAATGGGATAGATTACTCTAAGTCTTTACTAGATAGACAGATGTTTAATTATCCAGTTGTTTCAACAAGTCATGTAAATTTATTTAATACACTTTTTGGAGTTAGCCGAGTATCAAATATTGCTCTTTTTCAACTAATTGATAGTGTTATTGTTCTTGATGAAATACAAAGTTATAGAAACTCAATATGGCAAGAAATTTTTGAGTTTTTAACTCATTATGCTAAATTATTTAATATAAAAATAATAATTATGTCTGCAACCTTGCCCAATTTTGAAGATTTGTTAGTAAAAGAACCTCTAGGCATGGTGAATCTAATATCTAGCACTTCTGTATATTATAAAAGTCCATTATTTAGGGATAGGGTAACTTTAGACTTTGAATTATTAAATAAAAATATAACTCTAAATAATTTACACTCAATAGTTGAAGAAAAAATGAATGAGTTATCAAAGAGCAGGATAAGAAAAGGAGGTTCTCCATATGTAAAATCAATAGTTGCATTTATAAAAAAGAAAACTGCAAGAAAATTTTACAATCTTCTAAAGAAAAAATATGAAAAAAGTGATAACTACTTAATACTAGAACTTACAGGAGATGACAACACATTAACTAGACAACAAACTTTAAATAAAATTAAATCCGAAAATATTAATAATAACATTATTCTCATATCTACGCAGGTGATTGAGGCAGGTGTTGATATAGATATGGATATTGGTTTTAAAGATATATCAATATTGGATAGTGACGAGCAATTTAATGGTAGAGTTAATAGATCCTGTAGAAGAAGTGATGCTGTAATATATTATTTTGACTTAGATAATATAGCAGAAGTATATGGAGGAGATATGAGGTTAGGTCTTGACTTAAAAAATGAAAAATATCAACATATCTTGAAAAATAAAGAATTTAGAAAGTATTATAAAGATGTTCTTTTAAGAATTAAGGACAAAAATAGTCAATATAATCAAAATAATATAAAGAATTTATATAATAGTATCATTAAATTAGATTTTTTTGATATTAATAAAAAAATGAAACTAATAGATGAAGACACGCTTTCCATTTATATTCCTCATATATTTGAGCACGACAATAAGATATATGATGGAAAGAAAATTTTGGATGATTATAAAAATATCCTTGAGATTGCTGATTTTGCCGAACGAGAAATTAGACTTATGAGAATAAGTCCAGACCTATCCCTTTTCACTTATCAAGTATATTTAGATAACATTAAAAATGTTGAAGTTATTGGTGGAATTTATTATATAGAAAATAATAAATACATTAAGGATGGAAAGTTTGATTCAGAGTCTTTTTATAAAGATCATAAATAA
- a CDS encoding TIM barrel protein produces MSMMIGGKSKLEFNQLMDRKQKGVDSIEVYTDIKTFMVPTNSNDGLKLLNELDMTAYAVHAPMRNEENWHISVGNLTSNERARNLNIIKQSIEMAHHVCKVDNPIVIIHAGGHYELELYSKFDLINRRTKEIDMLKKDLQYLNNYIISKYPSVILGIENHCIFTYENGKVYGFNYGKDFDLPEVIRSLKLSNIKAVLDICHAQSVCNYDKLDVTKKNRKIEDFIRAYSDTLCLIHLANVKDFGEIEEKHGTPFHETPNDIDRLKKVIKTLEETGYKGRITLEILEKDHTNALNLKTTINTIKNIGYEKYIY; encoded by the coding sequence ATGTCAATGATGATAGGTGGCAAAAGTAAATTAGAATTTAATCAATTAATGGATAGGAAACAAAAAGGTGTTGATTCTATTGAAGTATATACTGATATTAAAACTTTTATGGTTCCAACAAATTCTAATGATGGCTTAAAACTTCTAAATGAACTTGACATGACGGCCTATGCAGTACATGCTCCAATGAGAAATGAAGAAAATTGGCATATAAGTGTAGGAAATTTAACTTCGAATGAAAGAGCAAGAAATCTAAACATTATCAAGCAATCAATTGAAATGGCTCATCATGTTTGTAAAGTTGATAATCCAATTGTAATAATTCATGCAGGTGGACATTATGAACTTGAATTATATAGTAAGTTTGATTTGATAAATAGAAGAACTAAAGAGATTGATATGTTGAAAAAAGATTTACAGTATCTAAATAATTATATTATATCAAAATATCCTTCTGTTATATTAGGTATTGAAAACCATTGCATTTTTACTTATGAAAATGGAAAAGTGTATGGATTTAACTATGGCAAAGATTTTGATTTGCCAGAAGTAATTAGAAGTCTAAAATTATCTAATATAAAAGCAGTATTAGATATTTGCCATGCACAATCAGTATGTAATTATGACAAACTTGATGTCACTAAGAAGAATAGAAAGATTGAAGATTTCATTAGAGCATATTCAGACACTCTTTGTTTAATTCATTTGGCTAATGTAAAAGATTTCGGTGAAATTGAAGAAAAGCATGGAACCCCTTTTCATGAAACTCCAAATGATATTGATAGATTAAAGAAAGTTATAAAAACATTAGAAGAAACAGGGTATAAAGGCAGAATTACGCTTGAAATTTTGGAAAAGGACCATACTAATGCATTGAACTTAAAAACTACAATCAATACTATAAAGAATATCGGTTATGAAAAATATATTTATTAG
- a CDS encoding YitT family protein — MKLKPFKHILLRYFCVILGSLLMAISINLFLVPYGLLSGGVSGISLIVQYITNVNSGIILLLLNIPIFLLGIKQIDKDFIVISLVGMISLSLFILLTNPLSTLKFIPDLLASTIYGGLLSGIGSGIVFSNRGSTGGMDIVSVILKKKYEIKISTLSFIINLVIVLIGGFIVNPTLSVYTLISMFISSKVMDKILIGFDNKKMLFVITDKEKEISSYLLQSIKRGVTFLDGEGAYTGKKKKIIYCVINTKQLAQVKGIITQIDDNAFISVMDISEIQGKGFKPPAL; from the coding sequence GTGAAGTTAAAACCATTCAAACATATACTATTAAGATATTTTTGTGTTATATTAGGTTCTTTATTAATGGCGATAAGCATTAATTTGTTTTTGGTACCATATGGATTATTATCAGGTGGAGTAAGTGGTATTTCATTAATAGTCCAATATATAACAAACGTTAATTCCGGTATTATACTACTGCTGTTAAATATCCCGATATTTTTATTAGGCATAAAACAGATAGATAAAGATTTTATTGTTATCAGTTTAGTTGGAATGATCTCTTTGTCGCTATTTATCTTGTTAACCAATCCCCTTTCGACCCTTAAATTTATTCCTGATCTTTTAGCATCTACAATTTACGGTGGGCTATTATCAGGAATAGGTTCAGGTATAGTATTTAGCAACAGAGGATCTACCGGGGGAATGGATATCGTGTCTGTAATTCTAAAGAAAAAATATGAGATCAAAATATCAACTCTTTCTTTTATAATAAATCTAGTTATTGTATTAATTGGAGGATTTATTGTAAATCCAACTTTATCTGTTTACACTTTAATATCAATGTTTATTTCATCTAAAGTTATGGACAAAATTTTGATTGGATTTGATAATAAGAAAATGTTATTTGTTATAACTGATAAAGAAAAAGAAATTTCCTCATATTTGCTACAAAGCATCAAAAGAGGGGTTACTTTCCTAGATGGAGAAGGTGCATATACCGGAAAAAAGAAAAAAATTATTTATTGTGTAATTAACACCAAGCAGTTAGCACAGGTAAAAGGAATTATTACCCAAATAGATGATAATGCTTTTATATCTGTCATGGACATATCTGAAATTCAGGGAAAAGGTTTTAAACCTCCTGCTTTATGA
- a CDS encoding type I CRISPR-associated protein Cas7 has product MSKLNKKNYAVIGIKSVSSNWNADFEGRPQTLPDGTIVASDKALKYSIRRYLEEIGKKVLILKSFKTVKGELMPRSLEERYNFITNTEIAKETTTLDILENIFSCDDIIQFGVAFPITNHNISITGAVQITEGFNKNKDAEIVDFSILSPFQNSKKEDAKNSTMGSRTVTDYASYAYTISINPNNYNNYIGVLEKFEGYKQEDYEVLKDACLKCATNLNSASKRGCENEYAIFVECKDGTNAIMANLHEYIDYEMIDEKAELNLNRLFDYLKDYEDMIDVVEIYINPYVIGLANKEVLKELNTKVFNIINKREIEKRD; this is encoded by the coding sequence ATGTCTAAATTAAACAAAAAAAATTATGCGGTAATTGGTATTAAAAGTGTATCTAGTAACTGGAACGCTGATTTTGAAGGAAGGCCACAAACACTACCTGATGGAACTATTGTAGCAAGTGATAAGGCCCTTAAGTATTCAATCAGAAGATATTTAGAAGAAATAGGTAAAAAGGTTTTAATTTTGAAAAGTTTTAAAACAGTAAAAGGCGAATTGATGCCAAGATCATTAGAAGAAAGATATAATTTTATTACAAATACAGAAATAGCAAAGGAGACTACCACTTTAGATATTCTTGAAAATATTTTTTCATGTGATGATATCATCCAGTTTGGTGTAGCATTCCCTATTACTAATCATAATATTTCAATTACAGGTGCAGTACAAATTACAGAAGGATTTAATAAAAATAAAGATGCAGAGATAGTTGATTTTAGTATATTATCGCCATTTCAGAATTCTAAAAAAGAAGATGCAAAAAATAGCACAATGGGAAGTAGAACGGTAACTGATTATGCATCCTATGCTTATACTATATCTATAAATCCAAACAACTATAACAACTATATAGGAGTTTTAGAAAAATTTGAGGGATATAAGCAAGAAGATTATGAAGTATTAAAAGATGCATGTTTAAAGTGTGCAACAAATCTTAATTCTGCTAGTAAAAGAGGTTGTGAAAATGAATATGCAATCTTCGTAGAGTGCAAGGACGGAACTAATGCTATCATGGCAAATCTTCATGAATACATTGATTATGAGATGATTGATGAAAAGGCTGAATTAAATTTAAATAGATTGTTTGACTATCTAAAAGATTATGAAGATATGATTGATGTTGTGGAAATTTATATTAATCCATATGTCATAGGACTAGCGAATAAGGAAGTGTTAAAAGAATTAAACACTAAGGTATTTAACATTATTAATAAAAGAGAAATAGAAAAGAGGGATTAA
- a CDS encoding DNA adenine methylase has protein sequence MNNILLTCGFCGYESTADEFDLDKFGQGFWCNDCDGYTYYSDIDNVKHKFLLILEDKSTENSIYFKAPIPLNKRLSPLRYPGGKSKLIEYLYSKLQKTNIDTFGEAFCGGSSVGLSLLEAGVIKNLILNDLDYGVFSLFSIIKENPDMLIDKIKNYEPTHKDFFKSREIITNNYSNCDLFEAAWALLVVNRLAYSGIYKANPLGGRNGSKKDLLSRWSPNTICKRIEKINLMKDRITVLNMDACELIEEMYWNPFTTIFIDPPYYVKGKDLYYCYFNEEQHVKLNTLLDSLYKGCPGADILLTYDNAKFIEDLYLYPEIEKINRVYTI, from the coding sequence ATGAATAATATTTTATTAACATGTGGATTTTGTGGTTACGAATCTACAGCAGATGAATTTGATTTAGATAAATTTGGACAAGGGTTTTGGTGCAATGATTGTGATGGCTATACCTACTATAGTGATATAGATAATGTGAAGCACAAGTTTTTATTAATTTTAGAAGATAAATCTACTGAAAACAGCATTTATTTTAAAGCCCCTATCCCATTGAATAAAAGACTCTCTCCATTAAGATATCCGGGTGGTAAGAGCAAGTTAATAGAGTATTTATATTCTAAATTGCAGAAAACAAATATAGATACTTTTGGTGAGGCATTTTGTGGAGGATCAAGTGTAGGCTTGTCTTTGCTTGAAGCAGGTGTTATAAAAAATTTGATATTAAATGATTTAGATTATGGTGTATTTTCTTTATTTTCAATAATAAAAGAAAATCCAGATATGCTAATTGATAAAATTAAAAACTACGAACCTACTCATAAAGATTTCTTTAAATCAAGAGAAATTATAACAAATAATTATAGTAATTGTGATCTGTTCGAGGCAGCATGGGCCTTATTAGTAGTAAATAGATTAGCCTATTCTGGCATATATAAGGCTAATCCGTTAGGTGGTAGAAATGGCAGCAAAAAAGACTTGTTATCAAGATGGAGTCCGAATACTATATGTAAAAGAATTGAAAAAATTAACCTTATGAAAGACAGGATTACTGTTTTGAATATGGATGCTTGTGAACTAATTGAAGAAATGTATTGGAATCCTTTTACTACAATATTCATAGATCCTCCATATTATGTTAAAGGCAAAGACTTATATTACTGTTATTTTAATGAAGAACAGCATGTTAAACTTAATACTTTGTTAGATAGTCTATACAAAGGATGTCCGGGAGCGGATATACTTTTAACATATGACAATGCTAAATTTATTGAAGATCTATATTTATATCCTGAAATAGAAAAAATCAATAGAGTATATACAATTTAA
- the cas5b gene encoding type I-B CRISPR-associated protein Cas5b, translating into MKSLKFTLSGDFACFKRPHQNNKLFTYGNIHKVALLGILGSLLGYGGHSQKEEESVYPEFYEKLKDLKISIKPNIVGAFSKRFKHYTDTTGFSNNRDGLMVREQSLINPSWDIYILTDKKNDTVVNELYKCLLSRSGSFNPYLGKNHYPARISNYGLVELEEVDKVNRIDSLFEYEHIEFDDLINENNMNTFSIREIMPIDMTEYKNRYTEKELCFSNYAISDCKLRNLYSSEGYVLQFI; encoded by the coding sequence GTGAAATCTTTAAAGTTTACTCTTTCAGGTGACTTTGCTTGTTTCAAAAGGCCTCACCAAAATAATAAGTTATTCACTTATGGTAATATACATAAGGTTGCATTATTAGGTATCTTAGGTAGCCTATTAGGATACGGAGGACATTCTCAAAAAGAGGAAGAATCTGTGTATCCTGAATTCTATGAGAAGTTAAAAGATCTTAAAATATCTATAAAACCAAACATTGTTGGGGCTTTTTCTAAAAGATTTAAACACTACACCGACACAACAGGATTTTCTAATAATAGAGATGGACTAATGGTTCGTGAACAATCTTTGATTAATCCATCTTGGGATATATATATATTAACAGATAAAAAAAATGACACTGTTGTAAATGAATTGTATAAGTGTCTATTATCTAGGTCAGGAAGTTTTAACCCGTATTTAGGAAAAAATCATTATCCTGCTAGAATATCAAATTATGGATTAGTTGAATTAGAAGAAGTAGATAAAGTTAATAGGATAGATTCTTTATTTGAATATGAACACATAGAGTTCGATGATTTAATTAATGAAAATAATATGAATACATTTTCAATAAGAGAAATAATGCCTATTGACATGACAGAGTATAAAAATAGATATACTGAAAAAGAATTGTGCTTTAGCAACTATGCAATTTCGGATTGCAAATTAAGAAATTTGTATTCATCTGAAGGTTATGTCTTGCAATTTATTTAA
- a CDS encoding Elf4 domain-containing protein: MSVAKKENWSNHENKFLIEYVNQNQKGKNKIHLLKEVSDKLNKNVKDVTNQYFSISKSNSESDNLLKLKTDDIKDKSKFTQLIAELQSLQ; encoded by the coding sequence ATGTCAGTAGCAAAAAAAGAGAATTGGAGTAATCATGAAAATAAATTTTTAATTGAATATGTAAATCAAAATCAAAAAGGAAAAAATAAAATTCATTTATTAAAAGAGGTTTCTGATAAATTAAACAAGAATGTAAAAGATGTTACTAATCAGTATTTTAGCATCTCAAAAAGCAATAGTGAATCAGATAATTTATTAAAACTTAAAACTGATGATATTAAAGATAAAAGTAAATTTACACAACTTATTGCTGAATTACAAAGCCTCCAGTAA
- a CDS encoding DUF5052 family protein, producing MKIKSAKLILVIGVMLLVITMLSGCAMLNYEISGMMEALRGRAAVIKTYDEESNIIDKIEGQSISISSEDKFNTKDKEGNVVNQSSVISITVGGKSMVHVGSSLILHEKGLIDVFDEFSRKVDIQNFDRSTPFLNRMVNDMKNLTSGKSKVILIRSQSGKPLATFVGNNVSYFATGIDKSTGIQIDGKYLFIYRCDYTIYDLELLIN from the coding sequence ATGAAAATTAAAAGTGCAAAATTAATATTAGTAATTGGAGTGATGCTGTTAGTTATAACAATGCTTAGTGGTTGTGCCATGTTAAATTATGAAATTAGTGGAATGATGGAAGCATTACGAGGTAGGGCTGCCGTAATAAAGACCTATGACGAAGAAAGTAATATTATTGATAAAATTGAAGGGCAATCAATAAGTATAAGTTCAGAAGATAAGTTTAACACCAAAGATAAAGAAGGTAATGTTGTAAATCAATCTTCAGTAATTAGTATTACGGTTGGCGGTAAGTCTATGGTTCATGTAGGAAGTAGTTTGATTTTACATGAGAAAGGTTTAATTGATGTATTCGATGAGTTTTCGAGAAAAGTAGATATACAAAACTTTGATAGATCAACACCTTTTCTTAATAGAATGGTCAATGATATGAAAAATCTTACCTCTGGAAAGAGTAAGGTAATACTAATCAGATCTCAATCAGGCAAGCCACTTGCTACATTCGTTGGTAATAATGTCAGTTATTTCGCAACAGGAATAGATAAATCAACGGGTATACAAATAGATGGTAAATATCTTTTTATATACAGATGTGACTATACAATTTATGATTTAGAATTGCTAATTAATTAG